The genomic region GCGCCACATGCAGATCGTTGTGCCCCTCGTAGGACCAGATCTCTTCATCGGGCGCACCGGCCGGCAGGGCCAGCTCGGTCGTGGGCTGCATCTGGCGGGCATCCACTTCCAGGTGCCAGTTGCCGGGCTTCAGTTGTACCTGCAGCCGGCCGTTCGGGTAGAGGCGCGCCGGCAGGTCGCTGCGCAGCGCCTGGGGCATGCTGTTGGCCAGCAGTGCAGCCGGCAGCTCCACCTCGCGTGGCTGGCCAGCCACGTTCAGTTCATAGTGGGTCGTCACCTGACGAGGCACCCCGTCGTCGATCCGGCGACGGACCAGCATCGTCATCGTGTTGCTGATCACATCCGCTTCTGCGGCCGGGCGCGATGCCTTCAGCCACACATGCCGGTTGCGGTCCATCAGCGCTGCCACCGGCTTGCCATTGGCCACCACCGATAGTGTGCCCACCTGGGCCGGTACCCGCACCAGTTGCGGATCGGCCTGCCATTGCAGCGTGCCCGTCAGCACATGCTGGCCGGCCGGCAGCAGCACCTGCGGCTGATCGCTGCCGCCCGTCACCACCAGCGTCTGCCCCTGACGGGTGCGCACCTCGGTCGGCCAGCTGCCCGCCTCGCCCGGCAGCATCACTGCCGCCGGGGCACCGTACACCGTCACGGTCAGCGTGAAGCGTGCCTGCCGGCCATCGATGACCACGGCCAGATGCTCTGGCCAGACGCAGGCACGGCTGCCTGCCTGATCATGCCGGCTGGGGCAGGCCAGCATCTCGTGCCCCTGCATCGCCCAGGGCACCCATTCCTGCAGCTCCCGCGGCAGGCCGTCGGTGCGGGGGGTGATGGGGGCCGGGGAGGCGGGTAGCGAACCGGGGGCAGTAGATGGAGGGGCGGCGTGGACTGATGCTGTGGCCAGCAGGCAGCCCAGCAGCATTGGCCAGACTCGCAAGATCCCTTTGCCATGAACGGCAGGCCGGCGTCTTGATAGGGCAAATAGCGCGAATGGCATCGGGGCCTCCCAGTCAGGAGCGGATGATGTACGTTCATCTTGCCCGGTTCGGCTTCCGTGTGGCGGTATGTGGATGATGGATGGTTACTGAGCGTTGCCCGGTGGCAACGGGAAAGCGCCGGTCTCCATGTGCTGCGGCCACAACAACGTCAGGGGGTGTTCAGGGAGATCTGTACAAGAACGCCTCTTCTGCGGCGAGCATCAGGTTCGACCATGGGGCTTGCCGTGAGGGGTTCAACAAGGCGGCTGAGCTTGCCTGGATTGCAGGGAAGTCGTCTGAAGTAGGTTCAAGAAGTCAGGGTCTTCGCGGATCAGTGTGGGTGCAATCGGGCGTTTTCGGGTAGTGGAGGCAGGAAACTGGCAATGACCTTGAGCCTCAGATACTCCTCATCCCGGTATCCGTAAGCACTGCGCTGAATGACCCGAATCTTGTTGTTCAGCCCCTCCACCATCCCCAGACTGACCTTGTTCTCGGGGCGGCAGTAGGCGGCAATGCCATCCCAGTGCCGCTCGATCATGTCGGCAAACTTCCTGTACGGCCCAAGACGCTGCCAGCGCAGGCTCTGTTTCCAGCGCTCGAAGAATGCCCGGGCACCGCGCTCGGTTCTGTAGCTCCACAGTTGCCCGAACGATTCCTTCAGCAGATAGGCCGTGTTCAACCGCCGATTGGCTGCCAGCAGCTTCCTGAGTGCCTGCCGGCCTTCCAGCGTCAGGTTTTCCTGCGCCGACAGCAGCGTATTGCGCTGCCCCTTGATCCACGACCTGTCCTTGCCCTGCAGACGCCTGTACTCGTCGCGCCTGACTTTGAGCCGACCGGCACGACGAACCTGCTCCTGCATGTACAGCTTCGACAGATCCTTCACCGTGCTGTCGTGAAGCCGCTCCAGCTCTGCCACGGCCTTGTTGCCCATGCTCGTGCACAACCTGCCGACATGCAGCGCAAAACGTTCGGTGTAGCGCGGATTCTGCGCCAGCCAGTCAAGCCGTTCTACATGCACGCCGCCGCACCCTGAACAACGTACCCGCCAGCGCTCGAACTCCAGGTACACCACCCAGCCTGCCACCCGAAGATCCCGCACACGGCACGTCCGCTGGTCGTAACGTCCCTGGCAGCGCTACCCACAATTTGAGCAAATGGCTGTTTTTTTCGGCGTCTCAGCTGTACGACCCCCGCCTTGGGGTCTCCGAAGATTCCCGTTAGCTTCGCCGATGCCGCGAAGCCGGGAACGGACAAAAGCTCCCTCAGACTGCGACCTGTTTTCATGCACAGCACCCCGATCCAGTGTCGATACACGATACGAAATCATCATCTGCGCTGTAAAGCCCTTGATTTCAGGCATCAAACGCCGATTTCGGCCTCCATCTCACCCACACTGATCCGCGAAGACCCGATCTTCAAAAGATCTTCAAAGGGGCACATCCTGCTGCCCGGCGGCCGGTCAATCCCGCCAGACCGAAACCCGCCCGATTCACGGCCTGTATTCCATCAGCGCCGCACTGAGCGCCTCCCTCGCAGCCCGCACCCGTGCAGGCTGTTCGCGGTTCAGCGTGACGAGATAGATCGGACGGGATTCCAGATGCCAGTCGGGCAGCAGCTGTACCAGCCTGCCCTGTGCAAACTCCTCCCGGAACTCGGCCCGTGCACGCACGCCGATGCCGAAGTGGTTGAGCAGCAGCTCCTTCGAGAGCAGACTGTTGTTGCAGAGCATGCGCAGTCTGGGAGCGAGGTGGATTTCGCCATGCTCGGGGTGGGTAAGGCGGTAGTCGGGCTGCTGGTAGTCGAGCCACTGGTGCGTGTAGAGATCCTGCGGCCTTTCGATGGGAGGCCGGTTGGCCAGATACTCGGGTGTGGCGCACAGCACCATCTCGGCATCGAACAGCTTGCGGGCAATGAGCTGCGGGTCATTGAGCGCATGCATGCCACCGCGGATGGCGATGTCGATCTGCTGGCGGTAGAGGTTGCTGAAACTGTCGTCCACATACCATTCGATGTTGAGCGCCGGGTACCGTTCGAGCAGGGCCTTGAGGCTGTCACCCAGCGGCAGCCCGCATACGGAAGAGAAGGTGGCAATGCGCAGGGTGCCTTCGATTTCGTGCTTTTGCTGCTCCAGCACCCGGTGGGCCTGCTCCGCACCTTCGAGCATTCTGAGGCAGGCCTGGTAGAAGGCTTCGCCTGCGCTGGTGGCGGAAAGACGCCGGGTGGTGCGGTGCAGCAACCTGATGCCGTGCTGCTGCTCCAGCCTGCTGATGGCAAGGCTGACGGTGGAAACGGTCAGCCCGAGCTGCCTGGCAGCCTGCTGCATGGACTGGTGCTTGATGACCTCGACGAAGATCGCCATGGCGCGAAAGTCATACAGGGGGCGCCCCCCGGGGCACGCTGGCTGCTCCATTGTTTGAACATATCAAAAAGTCTTTTCTCGATTGTACGGTTTTTCTTTGTGAATGCCACGCCTAGAATGCCCTCGTTCCGTCTCGATACAGGGAGCAAGCGATGGAGAAAACCGTGCCGCAGCATCTGCAGAACCACCGGGGCTTTGCCCGGACCTTCCAGCCCGGCAAGCTGACGCTCGGCCTGATTGCGCCTTTCATGGGTTATGCCGATTCGCCCTTTCCGGACATGACGGACTTCACCGCGCTGGTGAAACAGGCAGACGGCAGCGGCCTGGGGGCGCTGTGGGTGCGCGATGTGCCGTTCTACGATCCGAACTTCGGCGATGTCGGCCAGATTCACGACATCACGGCGACACTGGGTTACCTGAGTGCGATCACCGAACACATCACGCTCGGCTCGGCGGGCTATGTCTCTCCCCTGCGTGAGCCGATCCTGACCGCGAAGGAGGCGGCGTCCATCGACCATCTGAGCGGCGGACGCTTCGTGCTGGGCCTGGCGGGCGGTGACCGCCCCAGTGAGTATCCTGCCTTTGGCAAGGAGTTTGACAATCGTGCCGAGCGTTTTCAGGAAAACTGGCAGGTCATCCGCCGGCTGACGGAGCAATCCTTCCCACGCTTTGGTACCGAACACGGCGGCAGCTTCTTCGGCAATCTCGATCTGGTGCCCAAACCCGTACAGGGGCGCCTGCCGATGATGACCGTGGGGCGTGCGCGACAGGATCTGCGCTGGATTGCCAATGAGTCCGATGGCTGGCTGTGGTACTCCGCAGACCTGCCCCATCTGCGCAGCCTCATGGCAGAGCTGGAGCGCCTGAACGAATCAGGCATCTGGCGTCCCTTTGGGTCCTGCAATTTCGTCGAGCTGCTGGAAGATGCCAGCGCACCGCTGCAGGTGTTCAACAGCATCTACCTGCGTGGTGGCAGCCGGGCGCTGTCGGATTTCTACGCCCAGCAGGCCGAGGCTGGGGTGGCACACGTCATCGCCAACCTCAAGCCAACCCGTCGCCCGCCGCTGGAAACGATGCAGGACTTCCTGGAAAACATCGTGCCGCAATTCCGTGCGAGTGCCTGAAGATGCATGACGACGCCGGAATGCGTCGTCCCTCAACACGGTGCGAGCACCAGCGAGCGATGCAGGACTTCTGCAAAACCTTGTGTCGTCATCCTGCGCTGGCACTTGAATGACTACGGAGAATCACCCCATGTCACAAAAAAAGGGTCTTCGCGGATCAGTGTGGGTGCAATCGGGCGTTTTCGGGTAGCGGAGGCAGGAAACTGGCAATGACCTTGAGCCTCAGATACTCCTTATCCCGGTATCCGTAAGTACTGCGCTGAATGACCCGAATCTTGTTGTTCAGCCCCTCCACCATCCTCAGACTGACCTTGTTCTCGGGGCGGCAGTAGGCGGCAATGCCGTCCCAGTGCCGCTCGATCATGTCGGCAAACTTCCTGTACGGCCCAAGACGCTGCCAGCGCAGGCTCTGTTTCCAGCGCTCGAACTCCAGGTACACCACCCAGCCTGCCACCCGAAGATCCCGCACACGGCACGTCCGCTGGTCGTAACGTCCCTGGCAGCGCTACCCACAATTTGAGCAAATGGCTGTTTTTTTCGGCGTCTCAGCTGTACGACCCTCGCCTTGGGGTCTCCGAAGATTCCCTTCAGCTTCGCCGATGCCGCGAAGCCGGGAACGGACAAAAGCTCCCTCAGACTGCGACCTGTTTTCATGCACAGCACCTCGATCCAGTGTCGATACACGATACGACATCATCATCTGCGCTGTAAATCCCTTGATTTCAGGCATCAAACGCCGATTTCGGCCTCCATCTCACCCACACTGATCCGCGAAGACCCAGGAGTCATTTCTGGCAGTTCGGGCAGTAAAACGTCCCGCGCTGCCCCAGAACTTCCTTCTGCACCAAACCGCCGCAACAGACGCAGGGTTCGTTGTGTCTGCCGTACACCGTATATTCCTGCTGGAAATAACCACTTTTACCGTCGCTGTTGACGAAGTCGCGCAACGTGCTGCCGCCGGTTTCAATCGCACGCTGCAACACTGCCTTGATCGTTTCCACCAGGACGGCGCATTCCTTTTTCTTGATCTTGTTTGCAGGGCGGTGTGGCAAGATGCCCGATCTGAATAGGCTTTCGTTCGCATAAATGTTGCCCACGCCGACCACGACGGCATTGTCCATCAGGGCCAGTTTGACTGCTCGCTTTTGCGTCTTGAATTTTTGATAAAGATAGTCGGCGGAGAAGTCGTCTGAAAGCGGTTCAGGGCCGAGCTTCTCAAGAAGCGGATGATGTTCCGCAATGCCTTCATGCCAGGAAATCGCGCCAAACCTGCGTGGATCGTGGTAGCGCAACACCGTGCCGTCTGCAAACACCATGTCCACATGGTCGTGTTTGTCGGGATGTTCAATCCGTGCATCGCCACACGTAAAGATACGCAGACTGCCCGACATGCCCAGATGAATCAGCAGAATGCCCGTTTCAAAACCGATAATCAGATATTTTGCCCGCCGACGGCAGCTCAATACCTCCTGCCCCTTCAGGATCTCCGCCAACTGCGGATTGACCTGCCAGCGCAACCTGGTTTGGCGCAGCACGACATCCGCCACCTTTTTGCCCTGGATGTGCGGGGTGATGCCTCGCAAAGTCGTTTCCACCTCAGGCAATTCCGGCATTTCTTTATCCTCAAGTTGATGCAGTCAACGTCGCATGGACCATGGAGAGGGCGGGGTGAGGTTCCGTACTTCGGTTGAAGGCTTCTAGGGGCGTGCTGAGTGCTCTTGTGATCCTCTGAACAAGTCCCCGCGGCCGTCACATCCCCGTAACGGGCGCATGACTGCGTTGCCATTTGCTGTCAATAGCGCCGCTATTGACAGCAAATGTCGCCTTGTCCTGCATCCCGTTCCGTGGCGCGCCGGTTCGCGGGACTTATTCAGAGGATCCCTTGAACGTTCGCTTTCAGCGCTGGCGCGCTACGGCATGTCCGACGAAACCGGTTCAGATGTCGCTTGTGCCGCTGGCAAATCGCAGCGCATCCAGCACCGCATAAAGCTGGGAGCTGCCGTGGGTGGAGCGCGGATGCTCGGTGAGGCTGACGGGCAGCCCGGGCAGGGTCTCGTTCAGGTGCCGGGTGAAGGCGCGCACGCGGTCCACCTGGCCACGGGCCTTCAGCATCTGTGCCCGAGGGCTGTCAGGGGCAATGTACGGAGCGTGTTTCTGCTCGTATTCGCCGATGCTCAGATGCACGCGCACGGGAAGGGGGGGGCGGCCGGCCTGTGCCTGCACGAAGCGGTCGCGTTCCTGCAGGATGTATTCATCGTGCCACCAGAGGGACGGGCTGGAGGCGATGTAGGTCTGGAAGGCGTCGGGCTGGTTGAAGAGTGTGTACAGCGCAAACAGGCCGCCAAAGGAATGCCCGAACAGCGCCTGGCGCTGCGGGTTCACGGAAAAACGCTCGGCCATGGCCGGCTGCAGTTCCTCGCGCAGGAAGCGCAGGAAGCGTCCGGCGCCGCCCTGACGGCGGCCGCGAGCATCGTGGCTGGCGCTGCCGTCGGTCACGGGGGGCGTGTAGTCCTCCACGCGGGCATCGGTATCCAGCCAGCCGTCGTGGCCGTAGCCCACGCCCACCAGCAGCATGGGGGTCACGCCGTTCTCGCCGGTGCGCGTCATCATGGCGTGGGCGGCCATGGCTGCCACTGGAAACAGCGTGTCGCCATCCAGGAGGGTGAACACCGGATAGCCGCCTTCCGGCTCGGGGCCGACGCAGGTGGTCTGGATCCGATAGCGCCGGCCGGTGTGCCGCGAGTGCATGCCGTGCTGTTCACAGGTGGGCAGCAGGGCCTGGCAGGTCTCGAACAGCGTGCCCGGCGTGGGCGTGATGGGATCGGTGGCAGGGGCGTCCATGGCAAAGTGTCCCGGCAAAAGGTGATGCGGGAATCATAGAGCAAGGGCAGTGGGGAGACCATCGCCGTGCATCGTGCGGAGGCCGGAGGCGGTATGATCCTGCGCGGTATTGCCATCCCTCATCCAGACCATCAGGAGACCCGCCATGACTTTCACGCAGGAAGCCTGGGCACGCAACAGCGCGCTCTTTCAGGCCACGCTGGAGATGCCCTTCAACCGCGAGCTGGCTGACGGCACGCTGTCCATCGAGCGCTTCCGGCACTACATGATCCAGGACGCCCACTATCTGGTGGCTTTCGGCCGGGCGCTGGCCGTGGCGGCCGCCCGGGCCGATGATTCCGACACCGTGGTGCAGCTGGCTGCCGCTGCCCAGGAAGCCGTGGTGGGCGAGCGCGAGCTGCACAACGGCTTCATGAAGCAGCACGGCGTCACGCCCGAGCAGTTTGCCGCCACGCCACTGTCACCTACAGCCGAGCACTACACCAGCTACCTGCTGGCCACGGCCTGGGGTGAGCCCTGGCCGGTGGCCATGGCCGCGCTGCTACCGTGCTTCTGGATCTATGCCGAAGTGGGCCGTGACATCCACGCCC from Lautropia mirabilis harbors:
- a CDS encoding transposase — encoded protein: MRDLRVAGWVVYLEFERWRVRCSGCGGVHVERLDWLAQNPRYTERFALHVGRLCTSMGNKAVAELERLHDSTVKDLSKLYMQEQVRRAGRLKVRRDEYRRLQGKDRSWIKGQRNTLLSAQENLTLEGRQALRKLLAANRRLNTAYLLKESFGQLWSYRTERGARAFFERWKQSLRWQRLGPYRKFADMIERHWDGIAAYCRPENKVSLGMVEGLNNKIRVIQRSAYGYRDEEYLRLKVIASFLPPLPENARLHPH
- a CDS encoding LysR family transcriptional regulator; this encodes MAIFVEVIKHQSMQQAARQLGLTVSTVSLAISRLEQQHGIRLLHRTTRRLSATSAGEAFYQACLRMLEGAEQAHRVLEQQKHEIEGTLRIATFSSVCGLPLGDSLKALLERYPALNIEWYVDDSFSNLYRQQIDIAIRGGMHALNDPQLIARKLFDAEMVLCATPEYLANRPPIERPQDLYTHQWLDYQQPDYRLTHPEHGEIHLAPRLRMLCNNSLLSKELLLNHFGIGVRARAEFREEFAQGRLVQLLPDWHLESRPIYLVTLNREQPARVRAAREALSAALMEYRP
- a CDS encoding TIGR03571 family LLM class oxidoreductase — translated: MPQHLQNHRGFARTFQPGKLTLGLIAPFMGYADSPFPDMTDFTALVKQADGSGLGALWVRDVPFYDPNFGDVGQIHDITATLGYLSAITEHITLGSAGYVSPLREPILTAKEAASIDHLSGGRFVLGLAGGDRPSEYPAFGKEFDNRAERFQENWQVIRRLTEQSFPRFGTEHGGSFFGNLDLVPKPVQGRLPMMTVGRARQDLRWIANESDGWLWYSADLPHLRSLMAELERLNESGIWRPFGSCNFVELLEDASAPLQVFNSIYLRGGSRALSDFYAQQAEAGVAHVIANLKPTRRPPLETMQDFLENIVPQFRASA
- a CDS encoding transposase, encoding MRDLRVAGWVVYLEFERWKQSLRWQRLGPYRKFADMIERHWDGIAAYCRPENKVSLRMVEGLNNKIRVIQRSTYGYRDKEYLRLKVIASFLPPLPENARLHPH
- the mutM gene encoding bifunctional DNA-formamidopyrimidine glycosylase/DNA-(apurinic or apyrimidinic site) lyase — encoded protein: MPELPEVETTLRGITPHIQGKKVADVVLRQTRLRWQVNPQLAEILKGQEVLSCRRRAKYLIIGFETGILLIHLGMSGSLRIFTCGDARIEHPDKHDHVDMVFADGTVLRYHDPRRFGAISWHEGIAEHHPLLEKLGPEPLSDDFSADYLYQKFKTQKRAVKLALMDNAVVVGVGNIYANESLFRSGILPHRPANKIKKKECAVLVETIKAVLQRAIETGGSTLRDFVNSDGKSGYFQQEYTVYGRHNEPCVCCGGLVQKEVLGQRGTFYCPNCQK
- a CDS encoding alpha/beta hydrolase codes for the protein MDAPATDPITPTPGTLFETCQALLPTCEQHGMHSRHTGRRYRIQTTCVGPEPEGGYPVFTLLDGDTLFPVAAMAAHAMMTRTGENGVTPMLLVGVGYGHDGWLDTDARVEDYTPPVTDGSASHDARGRRQGGAGRFLRFLREELQPAMAERFSVNPQRQALFGHSFGGLFALYTLFNQPDAFQTYIASSPSLWWHDEYILQERDRFVQAQAGRPPLPVRVHLSIGEYEQKHAPYIAPDSPRAQMLKARGQVDRVRAFTRHLNETLPGLPVSLTEHPRSTHGSSQLYAVLDALRFASGTSDI
- the tenA gene encoding thiaminase II, whose translation is MTFTQEAWARNSALFQATLEMPFNRELADGTLSIERFRHYMIQDAHYLVAFGRALAVAAARADDSDTVVQLAAAAQEAVVGERELHNGFMKQHGVTPEQFAATPLSPTAEHYTSYLLATAWGEPWPVAMAALLPCFWIYAEVGRDIHARSKPGNPWQAWVDTYAAEEFHEAVARMRDTLDRIAATTTPAMRERMHAAYTQAARLEWMFWDAAYRLEAWPV